In Planctomycetota bacterium, the genomic window GCGTCGATGATGCCGGGAGACACGAACTTGCCGGTGCCGTCGATGATCTCGGCGCCGGCGGGAATGGTGACGGTGGCGCCGATGGCGGTGATCTTGCCGTTCTGGAGCACGATGGTTCCTGCGGGGATCGTGCCTTTGGTGACGGTGATCAACGTGGCGTTGCGAATGGCCACGATGCCGCTGGGCGCCTGGCCGTCGAGTCGCACGCTCGACGCCGGCAGAGCCAACGCGGTGAGTAACGCGAACCCGGCGATCGCCGAGCGCAGTGTCTGGAACATCCTGTGCCTCCGAAGGGCAGAAGGATACGGCATTTTCGCGATTGCACAAGCATCGCCGTCAGTACTAACCTTTTCGTGGGCACCCCGGGTTCGTCTATCTGATTGCAGGAGGTTTGTATGCGTAAGGTGTGGACGCTGATTTCGTCGCGGCGCGGCCGCGGCATTGTTGCGGTGTGTGTGTTGGGATTGCTTGGCGTTGGCGCGGTGAACCTCGATCACCGAACGTCGACCCAGCGGGCCGGCGCGTGGGCCCGCTCGCATGTCGGCTCGCTCCCGACGACGCTGGAGGGACTGGCGGCATTCCCGGCTGAGTACCGTCAGCAGATCTTCGCGGAACTGCCGATCACCGAGCAGAGTCGCCTTTGGCACGTGCAGCTGCAAAGCGTGTTGCAGACCGAGACGCTGACCGAACCGCAGCGCGCCTATGTCGTCAAGCTGATGGCCCTGGCGACGCCGGATTCGTTCCGCAAGGAGATGCCGAAGCCGGAAGTGTGCGATGACATCGCGCGCCTCTTCACCAACGACGCGCAGCGCGCGCGCGTGACGCGTATCGCCGCCGGTGTCGAGCCAACGCGGTCGTTTGCGGCCACGTGGGTCAAGGTCAGCGAGAAGGCCCGCGCGGCCGTCTCACTGGGCGCGGCGCAGTTTGACTGCAACTGCCGCGGATTGGGACTCTGCGAATGTGGGCTCATGTCGCCGTGTCTCGAAGGCGACTGCAACGCGGCCTCGACCTGCGGGTGTTTGTGGGCCGGTGACTGCGACAAGTTGTGTCGGTCGATCATTCTCGACATGAACCGCACGACCAAATAACACCTGGGCGGTGTCACACAGTAGTATTCGTTCGTGACCCGACCAGCTCATGTAGATCGCGATTGGGACCGAGCCGACGCATGGCTCGGTCTCACCGCCGTGCTGCTGATCATGCTGCTCTCGATCGCCTCGTCGGTGATCGGCGGCCCGGTCAGTTTCTACGTCAAGATCATCGCGACCGTGGCCTTTCTGGCGCACCCGTACGCGTTGCTGCGGGTGATTCGGCATTTTCGCGACATCCCCCGCAGTTGGGAGTGGCTGCTGGTGGTGGGCACGGCCGGAATTGTCATCTACGTCGCGACCACGCCCAGCCCGAAGTCGTTCAGTATTCGCGTCGCCACCGGTCTGTATGTCGCGCTGGCGCAGGTGTTGGCCGCGCTCGCCCTTGCCGCTACCGCCCGTCAACACCGAGGGCTGAGCGCCTGGCGACTCAACGTCGCGGCCGTGGGCGCCGCGTTGCTGGCCCTCACGTTTGCGTTGCAGGTGCTTGCCTCCAACGACGCCTCGTACGGCATTTTCGCGCGTTTTCTGTGGCTCGTGCGCGATCTCGCGATCGTGATGCTCGTCACGTATTACCTCGGCCTCGTGCCGCCGCGTTTCGTGCGGCGCATGTTGCAGCGCGGGGAGGAGTATCGCTTTCTTCGACAGACGGCTGAACGTGCCCCTAGCGATCGCGGAACGCTTGTCGCGGCCGATCTGGCGGAAGCCGCCAGCCGCAGCACCGCCACCGCCGCGACCATGGTGCTGATCGGCAGGGGGCCGCTCGCGGTGGTTGGCGCATCGCGCCCGTCGCTCATTGGCATCAACGTCACGTCGCTCACCGGCGCGCTCGGGCGGGTGCTCGCTGATCGAACGGTGCTCAACGGCGACGCGGCCGACCTCGAACCCGAACTGCGTAACGTCGGGATCAAGGCGGAGCGATTTCTGGCGGTGCCGATTCTCGGCGAATCCGTTGTCTGGGGCACGTTGCTGATTCTGCAGCGACGTCGCTCGCTCTTTCTCAACGACGACGTCGCGATGCTGCAGCGCCTGTGCCGGCACGCTGCCGAAATTCTCGATCATGCGCAGCGACTGGCCGACGAGCGCGCCCGCGAGCAGCGCGAAGCCGAGGCGCGACTCGATCTGATTCTCGAAAGCCTCAAAGACTACGCCGTCGTCACGGTCGACGGGCAGGGCGTGGTGACCAGCTGGAATGTCGGCGCCGCGCAGGTGTTTGCCTACGAGCCCGCCGAAGCGATCGGCCGTCCCATCAACTTCCTCTTCGATGACATGGCGCCATGGCTGATCGATGAACTGGAGCGCGCCGGTCGCGGCGAGCCCATGATCAGCGAGACGACCGGCCGTCGTCGGGACGACACGCGTTTCACGGCCAGTCTCGTCATTCGTCCCTTGCAGGATCGCGGCCGCGCTTCGGGAGGCTTCGTCATCGTCATGCGCGATGTGAGCCAGCAGCGCACGCTCGAAGATCGACTGCGGCAGGCGCAGAAGCTCGAAGCCATCGGCCGTCTCGCCGGTGGTGTGGCCCACGACTTCAACAACATGCTGACGGTCATCATCGGCTATGCGGCCAGCCTCGACGAAGTGGTGGCGCCCGAACATCGCGCGGCCGTGGGCGAGATCTGGCGCGCAGGTGATCGAGCGGCGGCCCTGACGCGACAATTGCTGGCGTTCAGTCGTCAGCAGGTGCTGCGTCCGCGCGTGGTGCATCTGCCCGACGCGATTGGATCGATCATGCCGATGCTGTC contains:
- a CDS encoding bacteriocin fulvocin C-related protein, with amino-acid sequence MRKVWTLISSRRGRGIVAVCVLGLLGVGAVNLDHRTSTQRAGAWARSHVGSLPTTLEGLAAFPAEYRQQIFAELPITEQSRLWHVQLQSVLQTETLTEPQRAYVVKLMALATPDSFRKEMPKPEVCDDIARLFTNDAQRARVTRIAAGVEPTRSFAATWVKVSEKARAAVSLGAAQFDCNCRGLGLCECGLMSPCLEGDCNAASTCGCLWAGDCDKLCRSIILDMNRTTK
- a CDS encoding PAS domain S-box protein yields the protein MTRPAHVDRDWDRADAWLGLTAVLLIMLLSIASSVIGGPVSFYVKIIATVAFLAHPYALLRVIRHFRDIPRSWEWLLVVGTAGIVIYVATTPSPKSFSIRVATGLYVALAQVLAALALAATARQHRGLSAWRLNVAAVGAALLALTFALQVLASNDASYGIFARFLWLVRDLAIVMLVTYYLGLVPPRFVRRMLQRGEEYRFLRQTAERAPSDRGTLVAADLAEAASRSTATAATMVLIGRGPLAVVGASRPSLIGINVTSLTGALGRVLADRTVLNGDAADLEPELRNVGIKAERFLAVPILGESVVWGTLLILQRRRSLFLNDDVAMLQRLCRHAAEILDHAQRLADERAREQREAEARLDLILESLKDYAVVTVDGQGVVTSWNVGAAQVFAYEPAEAIGRPINFLFDDMAPWLIDELERAGRGEPMISETTGRRRDDTRFTASLVIRPLQDRGRASGGFVIVMRDVSQQRTLEDRLRQAQKLEAIGRLAGGVAHDFNNMLTVIIGYAASLDEVVAPEHRAAVGEIWRAGDRAAALTRQLLAFSRQQVLRPRVVHLPDAIGSIMPMLSRLLGEHIEIIEAIEPPVPAVMADPSLLEQIVMNLAVNARDAMTNGGRLTIRVKAVKLSGADAETLTGREGVHALLEVSDTGSGMDTATQARMFEPFFTTKDVGRGTGLGLSMVYGAVHQMNGAIAVESRPGEGSTFRVYIPMHDAD